Within Chloracidobacterium sp., the genomic segment ATGACTGCCGCCTTCGCGAAGCAATTCGCAGCCGTGTTTGTGAAGATGTTTAATAAGATCGCGTCGCTTCATGCTGCGATCAGAGCTTCTTCAAAACCAACACCGGCCATACGACGCGCATCTTCGCGATTGAATTCGAGTGCTTCGGCGAGGGTGACGCGGAGAGTTTCCAAAAGCTCTTCGCGAGTGGCTTCCTGACAATTTACACCCGGAACTTCTTCGATCCAACCAATCCACCAATCACCGTCCTGTTTTACGACGGCCGTGTATTCGTTTTTCATACTCAAATATTATATTGAATGAATTTTCGT encodes:
- a CDS encoding type II toxin-antitoxin system HicB family antitoxin, with protein sequence MKNEYTAVVKQDGDWWIGWIEEVPGVNCQEATREELLETLRVTLAEALEFNREDARRMAGVGFEEALIAA